The window acacacATTCAAACAGCCAAAGATCGTGatatcattatcgaatagccacggtctacctaggataacatgtcccacatccataggtaaaacatcacaccacagggactctttgtatgacccaaactcgatgaggactagacattgctgggtgacaggtagggatgtcttgtcaacccaagaaactttatacgggtctggatgaggtgtggattttagttttaagcgatctaaggtgctagtggaaatcacattctgacaacttccactgtccactatcaccttacaattcttttcaccacacttggcaatagtgtagaagatagtgcttcgacgccagtcagcactacttctagactgagctaacacacgcctgactactgcaagcgttgcttctccatccacttcttcttcatcagtaagtcctccttcagggtgatactcttcaacttcataatcaccctggtcatctccaccctcgtgggactcgcctataactaaggctctcccacggctcttcgtaggacactgattagacatgtggccaaggttgccacactcatagcacctcacttggctcatgttactaggaccggcaccaagaacccctttgcccttgtcctccctaggcctaggcggaatggtcgcctgtgccctaggttgactaccaatattaggtctagttccttgggaactagatctagcactggagtctcgggactcaaaacgacgaacgacaggagccttcagatattgctctaactcttgcacgacttgatatgcttcatctaagtccgttaagggccgagtaataagctcgcgccgaagatccgcacaaaggcccgtcttgaaacgTGAGAGCATTACTAGaaggtcttctcggatatcacatcgcatcacatactcttcaaatttagcgatgtagtcagcggcaggcattgacccttggcgtaaggattgccattggtcaaggagcttctgacggtatgagagaggaaggtacttctccttcaacttctctttcatctcataccaatgtgtgataggggctctaccaactctctctatcctacgctcggtgttggtccagaagagcttggcttgacccacaagcttcatcttagcaaaccgcatttgacggttttccgacatgccataccactcaaagtagtggtccatgtcagcaacccagtcaaggaacgccttgggatccaagcgcccatcaaaactcggggcctcaactctcacactcttcatcgcacgctcatctggatcatagcggtcttgatgaccacatgtggctcgtgcctcttgcactacaccacgaccgttaccacgatctctatcctcactaccaccacgtgtgacagcacgttcttcaatgattccttccacttgggagtgcgcatcttcccctacagcggggttttccttttgggacgcctctagttgctccaccttagtcatggtagtggtaatttggttctcaaggcgggcaaactcacgcctttgacccgcttctagggcggttatcttttgtatcaattaaGCAAGTTGCTCaaataactgctcgttattcatggtaggttgaagtccgaaacctctacctcttctcgtaggcatacaatgaagactactaggtgttatgactttcaagatgaatgtgatgaatgcaaaactactatgaactgacataattaagttgaaacaagaaacaactcaaatctgaaaattttccagattaggaactttctaaaattagaaagtttctaaaattgaaaactttttaaacctgaaactttcctaagttaaacctaaaaatcaaaaccctaatttgataactcgatctagacaaaaaccatgcaagcctaggctttgataccaaatttgacgcaggacagccctaattatgatgcatgctcatggacataattaaacagcggaaataaaaggaataaatgatttaaaattaaaacagtaatcatcataactgagaaaatcataaaggagacatgcaatggagcgagccatcactacaaccatggattatggaattcaattactacttaggttagATCTGGCGAGGGATgaacctcccgatcttgcatggtcacacccaatcgatcaatgaagatcactagtccgaagaaccaagaagtttctcggattagggatttgagaatttgggggtttagggtttagatcggttctcaagattttgatcgaagaaggattagccaaaactggaaaataaaaggaagaaaattattaccttgaagaagttggaggggcacaagaagaaattagaagaagaagatcaaggggagagaagaagcaccattagagagaagagaggaaggaggcaaccaaagggttttcttttcattaatcaatagttaaaattcgagtttagggctttagcccacttacataagcaaataaagacataaaattactaaaatacccctaaaataagcaaataaagacataaatttactaaaagacccctaattaagtcaaaaacgcgcaaataacataagtacgggaaagtttgggccctcggtcttctttctccaatcttcattcacatgtgtcttccctgagtggggtcttctatatgtccaatcataTGTGAAAGGTCCCAACTCCCAAGAGAGAAATCCATCCTTTCAATTTGCAACTGACTGTAGCCTATCATCACTAAGCTAAAATCACAGTTGTCAGATTCTTCCATCTTTTTGGCTTTCTTCCCTATTAAGAGTTTATTTATGTTATTATTGCTTTTAGTCTTATATATGGAGAATGTATTAATGCATATAGAAGTATCCATTGATTAGATCACTTTTCAAGCATTTCATTCATCACAGGCTTCACCATATACAATATTAATATGTAGAAAATTACCAATCATTTTGTAAGACAGacgaatgaaagaaaaagaaaaaaaaaaaagatttaaaaactTACCTGGAGGAATGTACCCAATAGATCCCTTAATCCCAAATGTGCTAGTTTGATTTTGAGAGAAACTTTCTGCAGCTTCAGAGAGGAACCTTGCTAAAGCAAAGTCACCCACATGGGCAACCATATCATCATCAAGAAGAACACTGCTTGGCTTTAGGTCACGATGAATGATTGGTGTCTGGGAATGATGATGAAGATAATCTAATGCTGCAGTCACATCAATGGCTATATTTAGCCTTTAGGTAAGATTCAAATTCCTCAATTGAGGTTGTTCGTCTACATTTGGATGCAACCACTTCTCCAGACTACCATTAGGTATGTACTCGAACACTAGagctttgaaatcattgccattaAAATCAATGCTCGAGCAAACTGTTAAGATCTTGACAGGATTTCAATGTCGGATGTTTCTTAAAGCTTTGCATTCAGCTGCAAAACTCTTAAAAGCTCCTTGCTTTAGGAGGTCGAGTACCTTCACTGCAACAAGTGTTTCAAAGCATTCTAGAATTCCTTTATATACAGAACCAAAACTTCCCACACCAATTACATTAGCTGAAGAAAACCCATCTGTTGCTTGAAGGAGATCTGCATAAGAAACTTGTAACCACTGATTCTCTGTGGAAGATGGAGAAGAAGCTTTCTTTGGAGAATTTTTTCTCCAATAAAGAGCTACAATGATACACGAAATGAGAAACGAAGATAAAACCACAGTAATGACTGTGACTTTTACTCTGGAAGCAAGAGGCTTTCCTCTTTTCTTAGAAGCTTGCTGAAGGCACCCTGGCAATTGTAGTTCTGGTATACCTCCACAGAGTTTGCTATTTCCGTCAACTGAAATTGCGCTGGCATTTCTAAAAATTCCTCCTTTGGGCACTTCACCCTCGAAATTATTAAATGACAAATTCAAATACTGTAAGAAATGAAATTCTTCCAAATATTTTGGAATCTGCCCAGACAAGTTATTGCGCGAAAAATCTAGCTCTATGATACCTTTTAAATTCCTTAAGAGACTCTGGAATGGTTCCTTGAAACAAGTTGCCATGCATATAAAGCAACTCCATGCTTTGACACTTTCCCTACGTATCTGGAATTTCACCTGATAGCTTATTCTCTGAGACGTCCATTTCTCTAATATTTTCTAAGTAATCAACTCCCAGCAGGAGAGAACCAGTGAATGAGTTACGAGACATGTCGATTTTAGCTGCGCCAACTCGTTTGAGTAAGGTACCATTGAATTTATTTTGAGAAATGAACAATTGCTCCATAAATCCCCAATTTCGAAAACTTGACGGTATGTTTCCGTGGAAATCATTTCCATTCAAGAATAGAGCGCTCAATCGAGTGATATTGCCAATTGATGGTGGGATTTGTCCTGAAAATTTGTTTACAGAGAGATTGAAGGCTtgcaacttgttaagcttcccaagAGCGTCCGGAAGAGTACCCTTCATGGAATTCCCACCAAGATCCAGAGCATACAAGCTGACAAGATTCTCGATTCCTTTGGGAATAATTCCAAATATCTTGTTTCCTCCTAAAAACAGAATATTTAGCTGTGTCGAGAGA of the Magnolia sinica isolate HGM2019 unplaced genomic scaffold, MsV1 ctg349, whole genome shotgun sequence genome contains:
- the LOC131236272 gene encoding probable LRR receptor-like serine/threonine-protein kinase At3g47570; translation: MATCFKEPFQSLLRNLKGIIELDFSRNNLSGQIPKYLEEFHFLQYLNLSFNNFEGEVPKGGIFRNASAISVDGNSKLCGGIPELQLPGCLQQASKKRGKPLASRVKVTVITVVLSSFLISCIIVALYWRKNSPKKASSPSSTENQWLQVSYADLLQATDGFSSANVIGVGSFGSVYKGILECFETLVAVKTPIIHRDLKPSSVLLDDDMVAHVGDFALARFLSEAAESFSQNQTSTFGIKGSIGYIPPEFGMGGKASIHGDVYSYGILLLEMITGKRPTDDMFKDNLSLHHFAKSAFPKQNLQGSEWR